The segment CGTACACGGACTGCGCGATGATCGGTCCAACCCCTTCGATCGCCGCGATCTCTTCTTCGGATGTCGCCAGCAGCGCATCGATGGTGTGAAACCTACGTGCGAGCAATCGCGCGACCGTGTCGCCGACATGGCGGATACCGAGAGCGGTCAGCAGCTTGGAGAGTGGCCGGTGTTTCGCCTCGGCGATCGCCGTCATGAGGTTGGCTACCGACACCTCACCCCATCTTTCGAGACCCTCGAAGTCGTCCGGCTCGAGGAAAAAGATATCGGCAGGGTCCCGAATCAATCCCTTTTCGATGAGCAGATCGATGGCCTTGTACCCCAGCCCCTCAATATCCAGGCCGCGGCGCGATGCGAAATGGAACAGCCACTCGCGCAGCCTCGCAGGGCACGTGAGGCCGCCGGTGCAGCGAGCGACCTTCTCCCCCTCGGGTTTGACGATGGGACTCCCGCAGAACGGGCACTCGGCCGGCATCGTCCAGACCCGTTCGGAGCCGTCGCGGCGCGACACGATCGGACCGACCACTTCGGGGATCACCTCGCCGGCCCGGCGAACGACCACGTCGTCACCGATGCGGATGTCCTTGCGATGCACCTCGTCTTCATTGTGCAGGGTCGCACGGCTCACCATCGCACCACCAACGAAGACGGGCTCCAGGACCGCGTACGGTGTCACCCTTCCGGTCCGGCCGACCCCGATGCGGATATCCAGCAGGCGGGTCACCTGTTCCTCCGGCGGGAACTTGTAGGCGATCGCCCAGCGGGGAGCCCGGGCGGTGAAACCGAGCGCCCGCTGCTGGTCGAAACGATTCACCTTGATCACGACACCGTCGGTCGCATACCCCCTCGCGTGCCGTGCCTCTTCCGCATTTCGCAGGTACGCCTTGACCTCACCGAGGCCCTGAACTCGTTCCGAAGCCGGGTTGACGGGGAAGCCCAGGCTGCGGAGCCACTCGAGTGCGTCCCAATGGGTTTCCAGGACAGGACCGCCCTCCACCGTGCCGAGCTGGTACATCCACGCCGACAAGTTTCTCGAAGCGGTGACGGCAGGATCCTTCTGGCGAAGGGATCCGGCGGCGGCGTTCCGGGGATTCACGAACAGCTGCTCGCCCGCCTCGGCTTGGCGCCTGTTGAGCTCTTCGAACGCCGCTTCCGACATATACACCTCGCCCCGAACCTCGAGCACCGTCGGCGCATCGCCGAGCAAACGCAGCGGTATCGCGTTGATGGCCCGGACATTGGCGGTGATGTCCTCACCGACAGTGCCATCCCCCCGAGTGGCCGCCACCGTCAGCGAACCTTGTTCGTAGACGAGCGACACGGCAAGACCATCGATCTTGAGTTCGCAGACATAGCTATCCGGAGGTGCCGTGAGCTGCCGCTCGATGCGAGCCTCCCAGGCCTCCAACTCCTCAAACGATTCGATGTTGTCGAGCGAGAACATCGGTTCTCGGTGGCGCACCGGGGCGAACTGGTCTGAAATCGGCGGTCCCACCCGTTGCGTCGGTGAATCGGGGGTAATGAGTTCGGGATGCTCCGCTTCGAGTTCCTGCAGTCTGCGCATCAACTCGTCGTACTCGAAATCGGAGATCTCAGGTTCATCGAGCACGTAATACCGGTAGTCGTGATACTGGATCTGTTCGCGAAGGTCCTCGATCTCAGAGCCCATGGCAGCTCATTCTCGCAGCGTTTCCGTGATCGTTCCTCCTCCGAGCGCCTGCAGACCTTCGTAGAGGACCGCCGTCTGTCCCGAAGCGACACCGTCCTGGGGATCGGAGAACCACACCGTGCGCGCATCGTCTTCGAGAATGGCCGGAAGCGGTTCTCCATGCGCGCGAATCTGCACGTGTGTCGGCCCGGGCGCCGGGGGGTGACCCGCCACCCACGACGGATGAGCCATCCGCAATCCAGTAAACCGTGCGGCCCCGCGACGACCGATGACAACGGTCGCCGAAGCGGGCCGGATCTCCTGCACATATCTCGGCTCGCCGAACGCAACACCGAG is part of the Gammaproteobacteria bacterium genome and harbors:
- the ligA gene encoding NAD-dependent DNA ligase LigA; this encodes MGSEIEDLREQIQYHDYRYYVLDEPEISDFEYDELMRRLQELEAEHPELITPDSPTQRVGPPISDQFAPVRHREPMFSLDNIESFEELEAWEARIERQLTAPPDSYVCELKIDGLAVSLVYEQGSLTVAATRGDGTVGEDITANVRAINAIPLRLLGDAPTVLEVRGEVYMSEAAFEELNRRQAEAGEQLFVNPRNAAAGSLRQKDPAVTASRNLSAWMYQLGTVEGGPVLETHWDALEWLRSLGFPVNPASERVQGLGEVKAYLRNAEEARHARGYATDGVVIKVNRFDQQRALGFTARAPRWAIAYKFPPEEQVTRLLDIRIGVGRTGRVTPYAVLEPVFVGGAMVSRATLHNEDEVHRKDIRIGDDVVVRRAGEVIPEVVGPIVSRRDGSERVWTMPAECPFCGSPIVKPEGEKVARCTGGLTCPARLREWLFHFASRRGLDIEGLGYKAIDLLIEKGLIRDPADIFFLEPDDFEGLERWGEVSVANLMTAIAEAKHRPLSKLLTALGIRHVGDTVARLLARRFHTIDALLATSEEEIAAIEGVGPIIAQSVYAWAQSPETVALIDRLRAAGVQLTEGTSEEEDLLAGLRVVLTGRLEGWSRDEAKEAIEARGGTVVGSVSKSTSVVVAGESPGSKLAKAQSLGIPVIDVEGFERLLTRGPAVLEG